A region from the Lolium perenne isolate Kyuss_39 chromosome 4, Kyuss_2.0, whole genome shotgun sequence genome encodes:
- the LOC127329941 gene encoding UDP-glycosyltransferase 73C12-like, whose amino-acid sequence MSNHIQAAGDEAKDDAAAHFVFVPLMAQGHIIPAVDTALLLATHGAHCTIVATPSTAARVRPTIDSARRSGLAVSLVDFPLDYAAVGLPDGMPGGADNMDNVPPEHMLAYYSAIALLSEPIKTYLRVHAPRPPTCVVSDFCHPWTTELASSLGVPRLSFFSMCAFCVLCQHNVERFNAYDGVLDPNEPVVVPGLEKRCEVTRAQAPGFFRGWPGWEKFADDVERALVEADGVVMNTFEEMEPEYVAGYAAARGMKVWTVGPVSLYHQHAGTLATRGDTASIDADDCVRWLDDKAPGSVVYVSFGSIVHADPKQVMELGLGLEASGYPFVWVVKGAERHQAAALAFLRELEARVAGRGLLVWGWAPQALILSHRAAGAFVTHCGWNSTLEAVAAGLPVVTWPHFTDQFLNEKMAVEVLGIGVSVGVKEPVVFQVDHKDIVVRRETVEAAVRSAMDGGEDGEERRRRARERVNDKKLPQLCRS is encoded by the coding sequence ATGAGCAACCACATCCAAGCAGCAGGCGACGAAGCAAAGGATGATGCGGCGGCGCACTTCGTGTTCGTCCCGCTCATGGCCCAGGGGCACATCATCCCCGCCGTCGACACCGCGCTGCTGCTGGCCACCCACGGCGCGCACTGCACCATCGTAGCGACGCCGTCAACCGCGGCGCGGGTGCGGCCCACCATCGACTCCGCCCGGCGGTCCGGCCTGGCGGTGAGCCTCGTTGACTTCCCGCTCGACTACGCCGCGGTCGGCTTGCCCGACGGGATGCCAGGCGGggcggacaacatggacaacgtgCCCCCAGAGCACATGCTGGCCTACTACTCCGCCATCGCGCTCCTCAGCGAGCCGATCAAGACCTACCTCCGTGTGCACGCGCCGCGGCCACCGACTTGCGTCGTGTCCGACTTCTGCCACCCGTGGACCACGGAGCTCGCGTCCAGCCTCGGGGTGCCGCGTCTGAGCTTCTTCAGCATGTGTGCATTCTGCGTCCTGTGCCAGCACAACGTGGAGAGGTTCAACGCCTACGACGGCGTGCTCGACCCCAACGAGCCGGTCGTGGTGCCGGGGCTGGAGAAGAGGTGCGAGGTTACGAGGGCGCAGGCCCCCGGCTTCTTCCGGGGCTGgcccggctgggagaagttcgcggacGACGTGGAGCGCGCGCTGGTGGAGGCCGATGGCGTCGTCATGAACACCTTCGAGGAGATGGAGCCCGAGTACGTCGCCGGCTACGCGGCCGCCAGAGGGATGAAGGTGTGGACCGTGGGACCGGTGTCTCTCTATCACCAGCACGCCGGCACGCTGGCAACGAGAGGGGACACGGCGTccatcgacgccgacgactgcgtCCGGTGGCTCGACGACAAGGCGCCCGGCTCCGTGGTGTACGTCAGCTTCGGCAGCATCGTGCACGCTGACCCGAAGCAGGTTATGGAGCTCGGCCTCGGGCTGGAGGCGTCGGGATACCCGTTCGTGTGGGTGGTCAAGGGCGCCGAGCGCCACCAAGCGGCGGCGCTCGCGTTTCTACGCGAGCTCGAGGCGCGCGTCGCGGGGCGCGGCCTGCTGGTGTGGGGGTGGGCGCCGCAGGCGCTGATCCTGTCGCACCGCGCGGCAGGCGCGTTCGTGACACACTGCGGCTGGAACTCGACACtggaggcggtggcggcggggctgcCGGTGGTGACGTGGCCGCACTTCACGGACCAGTTCCTGAAcgagaagatggcggtggaggtgCTGGGTATCGGCGTCAGCGTCGGGGTGAAGGAGCCGGTGGTGTTCCAGGTGGACCACAAGGACATAGTTGTGAGGAGGGAGACAGTGGAGGCCGCGGTGAGGAGCGCCATGGACGGTGGGGAGGATGGCGAGGAGAGGCGGCGCCGGGCGCGCGAGCGAGTAAATGACAAAAAACTACCACAATTGTGCCGGTCGTGA